In Lacerta agilis isolate rLacAgi1 chromosome 1, rLacAgi1.pri, whole genome shotgun sequence, the following proteins share a genomic window:
- the ORC4 gene encoding origin recognition complex subunit 4 gives MSKRKLKEDSFTNGECISKVQRILRERFCHQSQNGKLFGTELQYKQLLELLKRTAINGESNSVLIIGPRGSGKTLLTCHVLKKLMEVKEVRENTLQVHLNGLLQTNDKIALKEITRQLNLENVVGDKVFGSFAENLTFLLEALKRGDRAHSCPVLFILDEFDLFVHHKNQTLLYNLFDVSQSAQTPIAVVGLTCRLDILELMEKRVKSRFSHRQIYLMNSFDFKKYLNICKEQLSLPAEFPEKSFIQKWNKNVQSLLEDQKVQDVLQNQFHYSKDLRSLFTLLMLASSSITVSHPYINASDLLEAGKHCRMDSKANIVHGLSVLELCLIIAMKHLNDTYEGEPFNFQMVYNEYQRFVQRKAHTVYSFEKPVVMKAYEHLLHLELIKPVEGPSMCTQREYLLMNLLLDNNQIMDALQVYPNCPTDVKQWATSSVN, from the exons ATGAGCAAACGTAAGCTAAAGGAGGATAGCTTTACAAATGGAGAATGCATATCAAAG GTACAAAGAATATTGCGTGAAAGGTTCTGTCACCAGAGTCAAAATGGGAAGTTGTTTGGAACTGAGCTTCAATACAA ACAATTACTCGAGCTTCTGAAACGTACTGCTATCAATGGTGAAAGCAACTCTGTACTCATTATTGGACCTCGGGGATCAGGGAAGACTCTG TTAACATGTCATGTCTTAAAGAAGCTCATGGAAGTAAAGGAAGTAAGAGAAAACACCTTACAAGTTCATTTAAATG GGTTATTACAGACCAATGATAAAATTGCTCTTAAGGAGATTACAAGACAGCTAAATCTAGAAAATGTGGTTGGAGATAAAGTtttt GGTAGTTTTGCAGAAAACCTCACATTTCTTCTTGAAGCATTAAAGAGAG GTGACCGTGCTCACAGTTGCCCAGTGCTGTTCATCCTAGATGAGTTTGATCTGTTTGTTCATCATAAGAACCAGACTTTGCTGTATAACCTCTTTGATGTGTCCCAGTCAGCACAGACACCTATAGCTGTTGTTGGTCTGACTTGTAGACTG GACATTCTAGAACTCATGGAGAAGAGAGTGAAGTCAAGATTTTCACACCGGCAAATATACTTAATGAAttcatttgattttaaaaaatatctgaatATTTGTAAAGAACAGTTATCCCTACCTGCAGAATTTCCAGAAAAGTCTTTTATTCAGAAATGGAATAAGAATGTACAg tCTCTCTTAGAAGACCAAAAGGTGCAAGATGTACTGCAAAATCAATTCCATTATAGTAAAGATCTGCGGTCTCTCTTCACGTTGTTG aTGCTTGCTTCAAGTAGTATAACTGTGTCTCACCCATATATCAATGCGTCAGACCTTCTTGAAGCAGGCAAACACTGCAGAATGGACTCTAAAGCGAATATTGTACATG GTCTGTCTGTGTTGGAACTCTGCCTCATAATAgccatgaaacatttaaatgatACTTATGAAGGAGAACCATTTAATTTTCAGATGGTTTATAATG agtaCCAGAGGTTTGTACAGAGGAAGGCACACACAGTGTACAGTTTTGAGAAACCTGTTGTTATGAAG gcTTATGAACACTTGCTCCATCTTGAATTGATAAAACCTGTAGAAGGACCATCTAtgtgcacacagagagaataCTTGCTAATGAATCTTCTTTTGGACAACAACCAGATTATGGATGCTCTGCAGGTTTACCCAAATTGCCCAACTGATGTAAAGCAATGGGCTACATCTTCAGTAAATTGA